From the Juglans microcarpa x Juglans regia isolate MS1-56 chromosome 3D, Jm3101_v1.0, whole genome shotgun sequence genome, the window GAAGATAGAAGGGTTTGGGCTCATGAACGTAATGGATTGTTCAGTGTGTAGAGCTGCTATAGATTCATCTATGCTCAATTTGGTCTATAGTGTGCTGAATCTTCAAATATCCATGCTCAACAGAAATTTTGGAAACATTTGTGGAAAATGAAAGTgccaaataagataaaattttttacatGGTGTGCATGCAAGGAAGGCCTACCTTCTGCTATGAATTTGGTGAAGAAACATGTCCTAACAAATGATACTTGTAGACTTTTTTTATCGAAAAATGAAGATATCACTCATGCAATGGTCAATTGTGGGGCTAAATGCCTCTATTCTGTTGAGAAGTCATGATCAAGTTAGCCATAAGACAAGAGTTCAGATTTTGAAACACTATAAATggcaacccccccccccccccccagctgGTTGGCTGAAACTGAATGTTGATACTGCTATATTTCCTGAATGGGATAAGGTAAGTGTTGGGGTCGTGTTGAGGGGTGAAAATGTTAGAATTCTTATGGCACTTAGCCAAGTAGAAATTCCTATCGAGGGTTCAGAAGGAATAGAGCTACTAGCCATTTTTAGAGGCTTGCAACAATGTGCTACTATGGGTCTCCAATATTGTTGTGGAAAGTGAGTTTGTTAAGTATTGATGCTCTAAATGATGATAGCATGACTAATTCCCTATTAGGTGTGCTTTACTATGAGATTAAGAGACTTGCCACATCTTTTGCTGCTTGTATGTTTTCCCATGTATATAAGAAAGGCAATATGGTAGCACATAAGTTGACTAGAAATGCCTTTAAGGTTGAAAGTATGGATGTTTGGTGAAATTATATTCCAGACTGTATTTCTCAAGCCGTATAGTTTGATGATTGtctataatcatttttttccagttaatgaatgatattatcattttctatatataaaaaaaagtaccaattATAACATTGTACTAGTGTATAACTTTGATTGACcaagaaatcaatcaaaattgcaattttgattcttttcatttatttttttaattattttatttatttaccgtttattattttttaaattgacaaaataacaaacaaaaaaaaaaaaaaaaaaaaatcgaagcGAGCAACAAACCCAACTCACCCTAGCCCGAGGTGCCTTTTCCTTTGGTCATCTTCTTCAACACCAAAACAACTTAGTCCGTCTAAGTAAATCACTAATTTCCtcctcatgtatatatatatatatatatacatacatatatatatatataagtaaaacaTTTGGACAATTTCCCAATTTGTGTGTCCTCCTTGCATAAGCCATGTTAATCTTCTCTGTATCGttcaaattttatcaaatgTCTCCGGAAAGACCACTAACAAATTTCCACGATGTTACCACATCCTTCAAATagagtataaatttttttatccacGCACTACCAATGTTGCAGGCATACTCTCAGCTATTGgagattttatgaaataactgtTAAATATGATGGAATAATATACACATTAACATGTTcctgccaaaagaaaaaaactctttttaacTAAAACTAAGAACTCCAATCAAAGTTAAAAGACAAAAACCAATCTGCGCTTAGTCCACAACGTGAATGACAAATGAAAATTAAGagttgaaaataatgaaaagtggCATCTCAATCTATACATATATCGGTATTTGTTtccacaaaataattttatttatacatcTGCCTGCAGAGGAAACACGATACATCGGGGGAGCAGTAGATTCGAAGACAGGTCGAAGCCCAAAAATTGACGAGGCAGTTCGTAGTGTTCTCGAATAAGCAAGGCTCCTAAGTGCATGTATACAACTCGGCTTCCCGGTAAAGAAAAAGAACTTGTATACTGCTGAGCTCTGACACTTTAAGGCAGTCCATTTGAGGTCATTGAATTGGTAAAAGTCGAACAGTCAGTTGTTTTTAAAAGCTTGATGATAAAGATAATCTCCTCACAATACAAACAGATTGAGGTCAAATATCGGATAAGACTTCCTAAGAGAAGCATTCAGCAAAGAGAAAAGACAATGCTCCACCCAAATAAATGGAACTCTCTCTATAAGACACAACAATAAAGTATATTGAGGTAACTCAGGTGCAGGCTTACCTAAGTTGTATAATGCAAAATACTATTTGCAAGATCCTCGTTTATGGATTCAGGCAGCGGTGGCATGTGGCTCATTATGCCAGGCATTTCTCTCATGCTACAAAGATTGAAACAGAATTCACACACAGAGTGAACTCTTATCCAGACCCAAACATCTAACAGAACAGGAAAGACAgcatttaaattaaatttaagataTAATGAGCATCCACGTACTCGTTTAGGATAGCAGCAATGTTGTTTCTCGTACGGCAGAAGAGATTGATGTTGTCCTCCACCTGTTGATAGCAGTagaaatttattattcaaaGCGCGCCTAAAATGAAGTAAagtacacatttttataaataataaataatatcaaaatattaagaACATACAACAAAAAGGCTTAAGAAAGCaagataataaaaatgtataaatttaacCCATTACTCAATTTGTTAATAAGAGTATTATGCAACATGACAATCAAGTAATCAATTAGTTACACATTTAAACATCCCAAGGACAATAACTAAAATAGCACAAGAATCGAATACATTTAAATCGATGCTAACATAAGCAATACAGTGTATAAGTGACGTATATAGATTATTTtgtcaaataacataaaaattaagacCATCATCATTGAAAATTAAGTTTACACCCATAGAAAccataaaaatttgataatttattatatataattattataaatttaaattatatgagattatttttttatctactgTGTCTATTAGTTTGAAACCATTGAAATCACCATCATCATTGTCATCGAAAGATTTGTAACTCTCGTCATCTTCCTCATCTACTTCATATAATGTTATGACAGGTAAGTTAATAGTTCAAACGAATAATAGCTAAAACTAATGTTTTTAAAGGCTTTGGGAACAAGGGGTGTATGAAAATTTCCACAAATTTCTCACCCTCTCAACCAAACATCTTTACacgaaaataattatatctGATCTTGATTcttgtaaaaaaacaaaaaccaaaccaactttcacaaaactcaaaaaacctCACAAAAATCTTCTTCTCATACATTTTTAATAGGTCCCACCACCTTTCCAATCACCAATAGAAacatctttcaaaaaaatatttcaatccaaacatttttaaatGGGTCCCACTACTTTCACAAAACCTCACAAAATGCAATTTTAAAAGTTCtcttaaaaagttgaaattttctagaaaatctaacatctaaacatccCCTAAAAGGCCCCAAAAGGCACTCTTAATATGCACTTTTCGAAATTCACTTATGGTAAGCATAGTGCTTTGGCCTTGGTGCTTAAGCTCACTTTAATCAGGATTGGTGAGATGATCTAAACACATAGCAAGTGGACCACAAGTTCCGTGTTTTGTGCCCTATTACCCAGCATGCTCGCACTAACCGTTAAAACAAGAAAAGGCACAACTCttgtttttagattaaaaaaaaagagctaaACAAGATCAATAAATAGAAATTTCAATTAATATGTTACATCCTAACATGTACCAGAATGCTAAAGAATGGGAGAAATAAAAAGTAGGTCAGAGCCTAATACTACACTGCAGAACTTTGCTACTCTAGCCATATATGTagaaagaatttttcaaatgctagttttattttgaatgtcctgataccattttcatatttgcactatgagcattggcaatggttagccattgccaagtccaaaatttgactaaaagttGAAGTTTTGCCAAAGCCATTGGAGAAGTTAATCGATATTGGACTATCCAtccaaaagtcaaaataataatataatattagatattttaataataatttaatttttttatattttgcaaatacacataatatataaattaataatttaatttttacttaaaattattgtttcccaactatttttttcctcaacctaattatctaATAGTAGCCATTGggaatatttttagagtaaaatattattttggagatgaatAGTGGCAGACCAGATTTGAAGAAAGGGAttgatttactgtagctcaaaagtGATTGGAGTTTTGATTACTCCAATGTAGACCACTTTTGAGCTACTTAGCCAAAATTTGGCTAGGCACTGACATTTGGCTAGgccaatgccagtgctctaTCAATAGTACATAGCTATTTTGGATGTAAAAGGAATAGGAAGCTTTATGTGCTTAATGCTTATCCATCATATCACTACTTGACAAAAAGAGAATGGTTTCTTAATTAGTAAATTACAGAAAATACTAAGCTACTAATTAAATTGCTAATTAGATATGGATaataatatgtataatttaatggCATTGTCAATTTCTCACAAAGTagactcaaaattttttaatattgtcattctactttttaaaaatattttattaagcaAAAGTATCATCATCTATAGCATCTTATTGCAGGAAAACATGGGTTCAGATTCAGGTTGGCCCACTGAATTACGAGAATCAACACCAAGTGATATAAAGGATATAAAGGACACAAGGTTGTTTACATGTTGAGTCCATGGTCTTCCATAATAAACAGGCAAAATTTGGTAACAGCAAATATGAAAGAATCTGCTGCCCTAGAGGGGTTTTCTTTCCTTGGGGATAAGTTATACAAATTTAAACCAACAAAGCAATAAAAgtcagataaattttttttttttgataagtaaataaaagTCAGATAAATTAGCTGACACAAAATGATCATTTGGGTGAATGGTATTGAATGGCAGGTCCACACAAGTGGCAGAATTACCAGTGAtgtcattttttcttcaaattgacAATGTCACATGTGCACGTGCTCAAACTGTATATCTCCGTTCATTGGAGGCCACTTTGAACATATGGACTACACAATGGGAGTTATCTTGCATCTTGGATGAACAAGGAGctttttaaataactaaagtTCACCCTTATGGTATATAATATCAACTCCGCAATTCTTTTCTTACCCATATCTAATATTTACGGTTTGCATTAATGACATTTGCAAATTTACTGTAAAAGAATCACCTTGGATATAGAAAGATTGGCTGTGATTTTGTTAAACGCTTGAGCATTCTGTTCCAAGAGATGCTTTGTTTGGCCACCTATTCCGGAGACTaccaaagaaaacaacaatCTCAGTTAACTGGATAAGTTGCAATCAATGGCATTAAcaattaaatgtataaaaaagtaataacaaCATATTTGCAACTTTAACAGATAGGTACGAGGTAGCATGCATCAGTTAAGGGGTGTGAAAAGAAAGATGTGTAACAAAAGCATTATTTGTGATTTTAcagaagatttttcttttgaaaagtaatgtagaattttatttaaatatgaaaagggTGCAACCCCAGAATACAAGAACAATACATGAGATCTACCTAACTCGTAGAAGGAAAAAGTGCTAATAGTTCATGAAACGTAAATAACAAAAGTACCACAATTTTGGACTACATCAAAGGGGAGAGTATTAAGAAAGAAAGACTTGAGCTCCAACATCAATACGCAATCCTTGAATCTGTGatcatttctctctccaaatacaccataaTAGACATAATAGGGTAATTTTCCATAAAAGTGTATATTGATGACAACTAAACTGCCCTGTCCAACATGTTAAAAGACCCAGCACACAAGAAGGACTTACCCAATCTATCCCATGGAGGCCAAAAACCATGTTCCATAGAGGCCagcaatctcacaatgtagaagaaggtgatccacagattctccaCTCTTCTTACGCATGTGACAACAACTAACGACTACTATCACTCATTTCCTCACATTGTCCAACAATTAACAACAATTAACCATTGCTATCTTCTAATATTCTTCCAGAGACCAACCCCAAATGACCCATTTTCTTCGTTTGAGCACCATCCACCTCCAAAACTTACATACTTCATGTCTATCAACACCCAAAAGGCTCTCTCTTTCATAAGCATAACACTAAAGCCATTTCCCCCCCTACTCCTCCACTTCTATTCTCATCTTCTTGCCTTCATGGGCAGACCCTCGGCGGGGCCGTGAGTCTCTCCATCCACTGCATTGCACCGTGGATCTCAATCTCTAGGTCAGGGTCTATAGAATCAGAGACCTGATTCAGCTCCTGGTCTCTAGATCTCGGGTCCTTGAGCGCTGTGATTCATTTCTGAGCAGCTTGAAGGTTTGGGTAGACAAAAGGGTGAAAATTCCACCCGACTAGTCAACAGGGGCAAGCAAAGCAGACTAGGAGTGGCGTGGGGGTTGCATAGCTCCCCAGCTGTATAGTGTGGGTAGCAGCCATGCTTGGGAGGGTGAAGTTCAAGCCTTTCATAATGATTCCAAGGGCCTCCAATTGTAACCTTATTAGatcttttggagtatatatctagatgtggcttgggccatTCTTCGGTtcttacaaatggtatcaaaacTAAATACAACCACAAGTGTTTGGTATAGAAATGTGATAAATGTGATCACACATTGCTTGACAGGGAGAAGTTCAAGCCCTTTATAATGATACCAAAAGGCCCTAACTGCAATCTTGACTAATCCTTTTTGGAGTAAGAATCCAGACATGGCTTGAATTACCTTGGGTTGTTATAAAGGATAAATCAATTTTTCTACCAGGCAAATCTCCTCCAGACTGAGCAAAACTAAAACTCTCAAGCATAAAGGAATTTATTGTAGCACATAAATTTACAATggtaaattataataaatacttGAAATACATAAGAAGAGACAAAAACCACAAGTTCTCGCCATGGACCATATATAGGGAAGTGGAGCTTCTCAGGTTGTTGTATGATACGAGTATTGATAGAGGGGAGATGAATAAGTTGTGTTGGATTTATGATGGGAACAAAAGTTCAGTCCGTTTTTGTGCAAGGTGATGTTAGATCAAACCCACAACTTCTTCCcatggaagtgtatttggagtAAGGTGCCTTCCAAAGTGGCTTTCTTTGGTTGGATGGCCTCCCATCAGAAATTTTTACAGTGGATTAGCTGAGAAAATGTGGGCTTATTGTTATGTATTGATACTATATGTGTAAAAAATATGGTGAATCAGTGGAACATTTATTACTCAATTGTGAGGCGGCAAGGTGTTTTTGAGATGATATTTTTAACAGAGTTGGAATTACATGGGTGATGCCAAGGAGGGTGGTGGAATAGTTTTGAACTCCGTTCCGTTCTGGCCAGAACAACTGGAATTTTCTGTTCTGGTGTAGTATCCGGTACAGTATACATCCTCATTCCGTTTTGTTCCAAATTCCGGTTCGTTCCGGCCAATTCCGGATTGTTTTAATgtcaattttgtaattttcttgagtttgggtggcatttttgtaaatttcaaatttagatgacattcatgtaattttaaaatctaaaagggatttttatataatttaaatctttttgtaactttaaatatgtccccgccattcttttttttaaatctcattacttttaataatttctcggctctttattttttttcttttttttgcgtctcaactcaagtttgtgatttttttaatactatctTTTGACACCAATATctctaccttttttttaatgatttcaacgtatattcattttagaaatcttcaattcttctatacacagacacacacacacatgatacATAATTACATATACATGAATTTGTTTTATTAGTtatcagtttatatatataaatatagaaaatttctattcatcatcctcacacaccacactttttcttattttttttatttttattttcttaccaaatgtgtggtatatagatgatgagtagaagaattcaattagtttaaatataataaaaccaaaatttaaaaaaaataaaataaaaaaaagtgtggtgtggtggTGTGGTatgtggggatgatgagtagcaaaactcataaatatatatatacagctaATCCCAAAATGGTACACCGGAACGCActgatattgaaatattttgttccaataCTTAAACCGGATTGATCACCAAAAtggaatttaaaacattgggcggTGGATCTCCTAGCTTGTTGGAGACACTGATTGGATAATCCCCAAATTgctgttttgtggaaaatgattcctctATCTTAAGTGGTGCATTTGGGTTGAAAGGAAAGGCCTAAGTTTTGAAGATGAGAACACTCTTTGGATgaacttagatttttttttatcataccTTATTTCTTTCAGACTCTACCATTGTCTTCTCTAGGGcttgttttcataattttcttcatcTAGCTCTTAATTTGTAATTCGGTGTTCTTagttgtatacttcttgtgtacttgggctatgccttatTACTTGcttcaataaatttttattttcttataaagaaaaataatttcaataaagGCACTGATGCTTAAAAGGAATGCAATCCAAAACATGAGCAGGAACTCAtaaacttcttcttttttttataactttttttaactcataaactaaggcctcgtttgaattcaaaacccactttaactcatctcaactcatctcatctcatcattacaactttctcaaatttctacataaaatataataaacaattcaactttttcaaatctcaaaataactttcccaaattcccacacaaaatataataaataattcaacttttattttactattcacaaaccatctcatctcatctctaaatccaaaccgcTCCTAAATTCTATTCTACAGTAACCACTTCAGATTGTGTATTATTAAACTTCCGATACAGCAGCCTGAAACACTTCGTTGCAATGGTAAAAGCACACACAAAGGAAGAAGCAAAACAGGAATAGGCaactaaataattttatgtacaaCATACAAATAACGGGGATATTTTCACAAATCATATGAAACATGCTAACCTCCATAAGCCATGATCTCATTCTGATCCATATTGCGCATCATGAGGGAATTTGCAGCTACGTTCAGTGGCGGAGCTGAATGTATATTGGTTTTCGAGGACGACTCCACCAGCTTATCCTGAAGAAGCATGATCTTTAGAATCCGGTTCTTCAATCAATATTAGATCCTAAAGACATTAATTGgctcaataaataaaaacagaTTAAATCTATGGTTTTACAACAAAGCAAATTGAGGAGTTAAAGAATAAGTTCACCATATGTAAAGTTTTATCGCTCGTCACAGGACAGATCTATGAAAATTGACACTGCATGGGATGATAAGCAATATCTTCATGTGGAAACTGACACTAGAATTTCATGAGATGAAACTGAAAGCACATTGACAGTATCAAAAGTTGGTGACAGGCAAAAGAGAATGTGTCCGTAAGAAAAAtacatgggtgagtcctaagggcccctgtcataaaaaagaaaaagaaaaatacatgcaTATTAACTagtaccaaaatatatatagcttttgATTTAATGAAGACACAAGTACTGGCAATGCAGAATAGCAGAGTATGCAAAGTTAAAAACACTGGGGAgaataaagataaatgttaagataaataaattatcaatcTCAGAAGTGGCAAATTTTCAGCTTaagaattaattttaattttctcagaAACATCTCAAGTCTTAAAATGATAGAGATTTAACATAAagaagtaaatataaaaaagatagCATAATTTCACTACCATACCTTACGATTGTTCACCTTCTTTCCCACATTATGTTCCTCAGATTTTCTTCGCTTTCTCTGCACATGGCAAATACATAACGTTCATAGATACTCTACAATCACAAACAAATAttgataaatacaaaattaatccaCATCTCTATGCAATCATTTACACAAGTGCTCACATTGACTGTTCTTTCAAAAATTCTTGCTAAGGACACATAGCAAGGCATGATTATGCCTTTTCACATCATTTTCCATGCCATAAGGCATATTTAACCAGAAAATCCATCAAATAGAAAAAACTTATCTTGTCAGATAAAAAATGCATCACACAAACTTCGAAGCATAATTCCTGTAAAATTCCCATAAAAATTCTCCATTGAATTGAAAGGCTTCATCAATATTTACAGAAGATTAAACAACTAGAACTCCATGATCTCAAACAACTACAACCCAAACTAAGCCAGCTTAGAGTCAGAATCGTCTTCTTTGCAGTCAATGAGGAGCACAAGACAATGCCCCACTCTGGCAGTTCTTTCTCTAGAACAATTCGGGTGGAAAGTGTAAACAAGAAGACGCAGAGGACAAGAAGAAAGCAAAAGAGAAACATGGGAATGAAAAGTCTTTGAATTTCAACACAACTAGGATTGTAGGAGCATGGGAGTGTAactcttttattcttcttagtTAATGGTGTCAAATTTCTAGTTGGAGAAGGGGTCTAATAGCATTTTGCTTGAAAACAAAGAGTGAGTTCTGACTAAACTCAACCTTTAAAGTTATGATTAACTTGCTCTTGCAATAACATCCACATAATACTGCAGGGTCAACACACCAAATCTCATAACTATCATGGGACCAAACCTCTTTCTCAAACATGTCAGCAGCTCCAAAACTATGCTAGGCATCGCCCAATTCATCCCAAAGAGAGACAAAACTAGTGACCAGGCATacaatgtaaattttttttatcggtaccAGGCATACAATGTAATACAAGTAAAATGCAGCAATAAGTTATTTATTGTCTCAACAACACTCTTGAACGTGCACCACTTTTCCTCTCTAGCTAGATTCTCAATTATCTAAACTTTTCCCACTagctaagaaaaaaaagatccaaaaaGTTTCCACAAGATCTCAGCACACATGTTTTTCCAAGAAATCCCAACACATACAAAGTATCCTATAGTCTCCGTAAGTGATCACACCTCAAACCTTACGATTCTAACTAACTGCACCATTATCACCTACACTTCAAGGGATGTGCAAGTATTATAGCTTACAACTCTTAACTCACAATCTTAAAACGACCATGAAAACCTACAGTCCAACGTCCTCCCTCACATATTCGAAGCTACAACAATGTCTTTGTAACACACCAGATCAAGTATGAGAGTTTGGTGAACGAATCCCACATTGGTTgagagggagaagttcttgtGATTTACAATGATTCTAAGAGACTCCAATTGTAACACTaattagtcattttggagtataagtccATATGTGACTGGAGTTTTCCTTAAATTATTGCAAATGGTACCAAAACCAATCTCAATAGAATGTTTGACGAGGACATCAGGGATTTAAAGGGGAAGATTGTAATACCCCAAATTTAGTACAAAATAAATGGAATCCTATATTGCTTCAGGGAGAGAAGTTCTTACAGTTTATGATGATTCCAAAGGGCTCCAATTATAACATCAGCTGGTCCTTCTAGAATACAAAGATATGGCTTGAATATTACTTGGTTCATTACAATCCCTTTCGTTAGCTCAAAGGGACAAATCCAAGAACCATTTCTTCGAGAATACATCAATGGACCAAAATATACCCAATTGACCCATCCAGCTTATCCCATACCACAAAGTTAAGAGACCTTGAGATGCTCACCAACACCACTAGAGCTTTTCCATTGTTCAAATATAGGAACCTTTCACCATTGTAGATGTCAACACAACCCAGCCTTGACCATTTTAACACAACTAATGCATCTCAACGTTAAATCCACTTGtatcttattttccaaaatcagCTCCCTAACAAGCTTGATTGGAGAGTCAATTTTCGGATTCTCAATCCTCCATTTAAAGAGAGCACAGTGCATTCCAATCTAATGGAGAATATTTAAATTCCTAATGCACGTCAaccctaaaaaattaaaaataccttTGCAACTTTGCCAACTTTAGCCATAGAATAGGAATAGGAATTgcaagtaagaaagaaaatagggaGGGAAGTTGGATAATATACTCTCTGTTTATAGACTAGCCCTCCTACTCATTCGCCACATATAGTGTAGTTATTCATGAGAATATGCATCTTGACCAGCATAAAGGAAACCACGAAATCACacatcatcatcaacataaaataGGCAAAATGTGAATAACCAATACTCCCTGTGCAATTCAAAATATCAAAAGCTATACACAAAGCTCAAATGACATCCAACATGTACTGAAGATCTTACCGTCAGCCACCTACACCTCAAAGCAACATCACGGACAGTTTTATTATGCAATGTCGCCGCAATCTTGATATACTTCATAATACTTGGTTCATCAacaaatctataaattgacacACTACGAGCACATTAATATTGAACAAATGCATACTAAATCCAGAAGCaagagaaattcaaaaaatatcaaacattGAAGTGGTTAATACTACAAGCATTCAAAAGTTTTACGGAAATAG encodes:
- the LOC121255779 gene encoding uncharacterized protein LOC121255779, producing the protein MAAESNTGFHLQQTFGSVMNRHAISFQSGEFNSSTELMPLGNYYGMNSTADLLFFGNSSNFINNSPVICQPGNPSASSLVHDSVPGLKQDTELAVEWSVEEQCKLKEGLDKFVDEPSIMKYIKIAATLHNKTVRDVALRCRWLTRKRRKSEEHNVGKKVNNRKDKLVESSSKTNIHSAPPLNVAANSLMMRNMDQNEIMAYGVSGIGGQTKHLLEQNAQAFNKITANLSISKVEDNINLFCRTRNNIAAILNDMREMPGIMSHMPPLPESINEDLANSILHYTT